In one Desulfitobacterium chlororespirans DSM 11544 genomic region, the following are encoded:
- a CDS encoding DUF2974 domain-containing protein has translation MQNIFDYLDWRGDLSFAQDGFNEVDNLIFSVLAYLEFDGILPSESSRDSISLAKAGEKYFKGLAHQKLQNSINPFFREIPKLLVKASLATRFKEIQLSSYVNLVDHELCNQFSAMVFSISQEEHFIAFRGTDDTLAGWKEDFQMSFRDEVKAQRDAISYVEKVVGKYQGKLYLGGHSKGGNLAVYSAAAMEPEFQRRIIGVYNNDGPGFLAHVLEREGYQRILDRIHTFVPKSSVVGMLLEHGEEYITVNSNGLSVMQHNPFFWEVRGSHFVYEKNLTKGSKNFNKTIRLWLNQLSMEQRAEFVDALFDILQATGATTVSDLSQKKVTLANDMIKSYKTLDPLTKSHLKKTLKIFFDKTQKVWISSFEADVASLLARTPAKKKKDVFEINNSIEEKRDRT, from the coding sequence ATGCAAAATATATTTGATTATCTTGATTGGCGAGGGGACTTAAGCTTTGCCCAGGATGGATTTAATGAAGTAGATAATTTAATCTTTTCGGTCTTGGCTTACCTTGAATTCGATGGCATCCTCCCATCAGAGTCCTCAAGGGATTCCATATCCTTGGCGAAAGCAGGGGAAAAATACTTCAAAGGTCTTGCCCATCAGAAACTCCAGAATAGTATCAATCCTTTCTTTCGGGAGATACCTAAGCTATTGGTTAAAGCCTCGCTGGCGACTCGTTTTAAAGAAATTCAGCTGTCCAGCTATGTGAATCTTGTGGATCATGAGCTTTGTAACCAATTTTCCGCGATGGTCTTTTCCATCAGCCAAGAGGAGCATTTTATTGCCTTTCGGGGTACGGACGATACCTTGGCCGGATGGAAAGAGGATTTTCAGATGAGTTTTAGGGATGAAGTAAAGGCCCAAAGAGATGCAATTTCCTATGTAGAAAAGGTCGTGGGGAAATATCAGGGCAAGCTTTATTTAGGTGGCCATTCCAAAGGCGGAAATCTGGCGGTCTATTCTGCAGCAGCCATGGAGCCTGAGTTTCAAAGGCGAATCATTGGAGTATATAACAATGACGGCCCGGGCTTTTTGGCTCATGTCCTCGAACGAGAAGGATATCAGAGGATCCTCGACCGGATTCATACCTTTGTTCCTAAATCCTCCGTAGTAGGGATGCTCCTTGAGCATGGAGAAGAGTACATTACGGTCAACAGCAATGGTCTGAGCGTTATGCAGCATAACCCTTTCTTCTGGGAAGTAAGGGGCAGCCATTTCGTCTATGAAAAGAATTTAACCAAGGGAAGTAAGAATTTTAATAAGACTATAAGGCTTTGGCTTAATCAATTGTCCATGGAGCAGAGAGCGGAATTCGTGGATGCTTTATTTGATATTCTTCAGGCTACTGGGGCCACGACAGTCAGCGATCTGTCCCAGAAAAAGGTGACCTTGGCTAATGATATGATTAAAAGTTATAAAACCTTGGATCCCTTGACCAAATCCCATTTAAAGAAGACCCTTAAAATTTTCTTTGATAAAACCCAAAAGGTATGGATTTCGTCTTTTGAAGCCGATGTGGCATCTCTGTTGGCACGGACACCGGCTAAAAAGAAAAAAGACGTTTTTGAGATAAACAATTCGATAGAAGAAAAAAGAGACAGAACATAA